In Legionella cincinnatiensis, the DNA window TGAAAGATGTTCCTGTTAAAGGATTTTAGGAAAAAATATGAGCATATCAAATAAATTAAGTCTTGGTTGAGGTAAAATGTCCAAATTTACGCTTCCCGGCTGTAAGCCAGCCGGTCTACCGATCTTAGGCCATGTTGACCCAAAATACGTTTTTTTAGAGAGTATATAATCGCGCTAATTCTGATAAGGATTGATCAATTGTTGTGAGTATGAAATTCACTTCATCCTCATTAATTGTCAAAGGCGGTGCTATTCGGAAAACATTACCAAATTGTCCTCCTTTTCCAACTAATAATCCTTTATCCTTACACAGATCCATTAACTGAAATGCTTCATCAGATGCTGGTGTTTTTGTTATGGGATCTTTGACGAGTTCAATCCCTAAAAGCAAACCACGACCACGAACATCTCCAATGAGGGGGTGCTTCTTTTGTAATTGATGGAATCCATCTTTTAATAGATTACCCATAATACGTGCATTTTCAACAAGTTGTTCTTCTTTAATGATTTCCAATGTGAGCTTAGATTGGATCATTTGCAATGGGTCACCTGCAAACGTATTAAAATACGTTTTGCCAGTCATTGTTTCAGCAACTTCAGTTTTCATAAGTACTGCTCCTACTGCAGCACCGTTACCGAATCCTTTTGCCATAGTTACCATATCTGCATCGATAGCCAAAGTTTTGGTAAGTAAAAGATCGCCGCCGCCACGGCCTGCTCCAGTTTGTACTTCGTCACTGATGTACTTACCACCGTAGTTATGAACAATCCGGGCGACCTCGGCAAAATAGTCATCAGGAGGAGTAATAAAACCACCTACGCCCATTACGGGTTCCAGTATAAAAGCAGCTATTTTTCCATGTGTCGAATTTTGAATGGTTGTTTCAACATTTTTTGCACATTCCAGATTGCAGCTTTCAGGTTTTTGTTTAAAGGGACAGCGATAGCAATAGGGTTCAAGAGCCGATGTTACACCGGTAACTGGCTGTCCCTTGAATCGCCAGATTGAATGGCCACATGAGGCCAGTGCAGCAGAAGTACCCCCATGATAAGAGTGGCGTACATTCACGACCATCGTTTCGCCAGTTGCGTGACGTGCTGCCATTATGGCAAGTTCATTAGCTTCTGAACCAGAATTAGTAAAGGATACCCTGTCCATACCATTAGGTGCTTCTTCAAGCAAACGCTCTGCAGTTTCGACAGGTGCTTGATTTAAATAAAGAAGACTTGTGTGCTGAATTACATCATCTTCTATTGCTTCAATCAGTGCTTTTTTGATCTTAGGATGATTATGGCCGGCTGAGATACAAACAATTCCACCTATGGCATCAAAGTAACGTTTCCCTTCGGAGTCCCATACATAAGTACCTTGTGCTTTGACAAGCTGAATTGGTTCTTTATGATAAAATCCAGCAGTAGGTAAAAAGTGATTTTTTCTAAAATGAATAAGCTCTTCGTTTGAGCGTAGTTGTTTTTGAGCATTGTTCTCATTCATGAGGGTTGTTTCCTTTTATGTTTGTGAAGACTTGAACTTGTAAATAAAGAGCTTTTGCAGACTCCTTTTACTTCAAATTCTTGTTGATTTATTTTGAGATTTACATCTTTTTCTAGTATTTCTTGAATACTATATTTTTTAAGGTTCATATTTTTATCATTCTCCTTTTTATATTCGTTATTAATAATAAGTTGTATAATATATTTAAGATCAAGAGCAATTTACTCATTTTCCAACCTGCATAAACTTATTTGAATATGCGTCATGATAGATGCCATATTTCTTCACGAATTAAAAGTGGTCTAAACAAATTTAATTTTCTTATTTTTTATGTTTGGAGATGTTTATCCAACTAGATGAGTTCTTTTGAAAATCAGTCAGCGCTTTTGCCCCTCATCAGTCTCACTGTCATTGACTTAAGGCACTTACAGTCAACTTCATCTGTATGATGATGTGTTTATTGAAGCCTGCATATTACTAAAGAATGTTTCTTGCTTGTTTTTAATCTGATTTTTTATCTTCAAATATAGTTTCTAGTATTTCATTGGGAAAGCTCAAGAATCGATGCTCATTCTTATAAGGAATGGTCAATCACCAAATGTAATCTCTTGCTCAGATTTAGATAAGACTGTTGCTATAAAATAAATACTCATAACTAGAGTGTTCCTATACTTTAAAGTCCTCAAAGGAGTAGTGATGATAAGATTATTAATTGACAATGATGGAACGATTGGGTCAGGAGAACCACCTCATGTAGTTCGTAATTCAGCCGTCTTTGCCTTGGCTGCTCTCCCTTGCTATAAAGAAGTATCAATTTTTACCCATGGTGGGGCAAAAGGGCCGACCTACGATCTTCTTATGGCTAATCAGATTTCTTTAGCGCAATTTAAAAAATTTGTATATACGGGGGCAATAAACGAATGGAGAGAGGCAGGAAAGATCTCTAAGGTATATACAACTTATGATATTGCTTGGGGGCAAGGCCCAGGCCAATATTATGAAGACATGATTGCTCCAGTTGAACGTGCGTTGATTGAGATCAAAGAAAATCTCGATAGAGGTAGTATTACACAAGAGCAAGCCAATGCGCGTTATGCTGAGTTGAAACCTCGTATGGAAGAAATGTCTCAATTTGAAAGAAATGGCGTTGCATTTTTGTATAATACAAAGAATACGCGCGGTAATCAGGATTTATACGACACTGTTCCTGGATTGCAAAAGGCATTAGAAGATTTTAAAGAATTTTTTATCAATAGTGGGGTGAATCAAGAACCCCTTAAAAAACTTGCGGAGCAGTATAATCAACAAGTTTTTGAGCAAAAAGAAGAAAACGCCTTGCTTAAAGAACAGATGATTGATTTACTTTCCACCATGGATCCACGCCACTCAAAAGAAAATGCAGCGGCTTATTTAAAATCAATCACTGATAGCAGTAATGGTACTGTGAATATAACACGAATAGGAAGGTATCAAGGCTCCTATGAAGAAGACTTAGCGCCAACAGTATACGAAATTACGAAAAAAGCATTGGGGTATAAACAAATTCAGCTTGAAAATCCCTATTTAGAAAATCAGATGTTTGATGATTCACTGGAAAATTTAGCCTGCATGGAAGCTGCTGATCGTTCTTTAATAAATGGTGATTTAACCACTGCACTTATTACGATGCGCGAAGATCGTAAAGGAAAAGAGTGTACCATTAATGATCCTAAGACACATTCACTCCTTACACGTCCCTATCTATATACTGAAGCAGAGATTTTAAATGCGCTTTGCGCTCATTCCTCAGCTATGCAGAAAGAATGTGAAAATGCCTATGAAGTATGCCAATCGCTTGTTAGTCCTAATAATTACCCGCAAGAAGGAAGTTTTAATATTAAGTGTAAGAGTATTGTTCAAAATGCAAATTTGATATCAAAAAATAGTAATAAACATCCTATATGGCTTCAAGCTTTAAAAGATATCCAGGATCTAACTGTACCTCAAGCATTAAAAGATAAGAAAAATTTGGACTATCTCATTGATTTACTCAATAAGGAACCTCAGAACGATCCTCAACGTATTCATGATTTAATTGATAAGTTAGTTCAAAGTGGAGACCGTGAATTTACGCGACAAAACTTTAGGGATAGTTTTTCTTATTATAAAGTGGCGTACTTGTTTTTAGATCCCGCTTATGCGGATGAGCATACTATTCATCAATTCAAGCAACAAGTATTTGAAAAGATGAAATATTCTTATACGACTGAGCGTTTGCAAGCCCGTGATAATCATTTTGATAATAGCTATATTCACCAATTAAATGGACAGCTTGAATCCAGTGGTGTCGAATCTCGCCTACGCATGGTTCAACTATACATAGATTTACATCAAAATATTCATCGTTTTGCTTATGCGGATCAAGGTATGTTTGGTTTTCGACAATCGCTATTTGCGAAAAACCACCGAAATCCAATGGAAAATGATTCATTGTTTTCAAGAAGAATTGTTGACTACCTCATTAAAACAATGGAAATATATCCAAATGCAGAAAAAATATGCAAAACGAAATTAGCGGCGCTCCACACAATTCTTTCAGCCCCAAGCTACAAAAATTACATTACGACGAAGCTTGAGTCATACGAACAAAATAAAGCCACTAAAGCATCAGTTATTCCAACAGCTCAACCTGTTTTTCAGTAGAGGAGTCATTATCAGGAAACAGAAGAAAATCTTATTATGCTGCCCCCAAAAGATCTTATTGGGGGCAATCTTAGTAAGCCCTAAGATCACAACTCTGTTATCCTAACGTGTATATTTCCTGACGGAGGAGTACAAGAAGAAAAATAGTTCAAGTCAAGACTGTTTTTTTAATTTTTGTTTGTTTAAAATAGCTATGTCTTAATTCTTTTCAAATGTCCCATCCTGTGGATATTTCTTCAAATAAAGGGCTGAGCCTTTTCCCGTACTTCTTAATCTTTCCTTGTTTTATCTAGGGTTTAGTTAGTTTTAAATGAAATCTACTCTTCTAAGTTATGCACATTTTCTGTGGATAAGTCTGTTTATAGAGTGTCAAACTCCTTGTGATAATTAGCGATTAAGAGGTGATGTATCATTTTCCATAGTGTCTTTTTTGATACGCTACACTTGTATAAGGTTCAATAGAAAAAGATTCATTATGAAAGATAAAAGTAAAGAATTGCAAATAAGCAGTAATCCGAACAGTGTGTTTTCAACGGCTTCTTCTAAGGATCGTTTAAAGGATTTTGATGCAAGCAAACAAAATGCATGGTTAGAATATACTGCGGCAGTAATTAATGAATTAGGTGATCTATTTCCTTTCTTTCCGGAGAAACCTCCACTAATCCATAAAGATCTGCGTTGCCCAGAGGACTTATTATCCATCCAAGTAGGATGTACCTATGCTTGGTTAGCAAATAAAAGGCGAGAAGTAGCTAAAATTTTAAAACATGGCCCTTTAAGACATCAATTTGGGTTATTTAATAAGCCAGGATTTGCATCTACCGATGAATTTAATTTAAACAGAGATTTATCTTCACAAAAAAATGAGATCTACGAGCATGTTCATGAGTTAATTAATAAACCTACAGAGAACATTGAAGTAACAGAACAAAAAAATGAGCATGAAGAGAAAACTCAATATATTATTCGCATTAAATTAACTGAGGATGAGCGCGCCAAATTACATGAAAAAAACAAGAATTCTCTTTTCCCATTTATTGAAGATGAAGTGGCACTTACGATTACGTTGCATGATTATGGCAAACAAGACAATCGAACAACTCTTGTTATTGATCATTGCATGACGCCTTTTGCAGAAAACTATGCGAGCAAATCCAGTTATTTTCAAGTTCAATTTGCATTAATTCAACCTTATTTTGAATTATGTTGTAATTGGAACTCTACTGAAAGCATCCACGAGTTCTTAATGAATGCGGGAAAAATTGCTCATGGGCTTGCGCGATTACAACCTGTTGGTCGAGGCAATTCTGCAATTGTAGAATGGATGATAAGAGGTTTAGCAAGAGCAAAAAATATTGAATTAGGATTTTTTACTCATAACGAATTAGGATGGGACTTTAAAGCCTTTTTAACTCCTGATATCGAAGCATATGCTCATTGGTTTGCTGAAAAAGCATTTGCATCATCTAATTTGATAGCAAAAGAAAGCATTTCATTAGGGGGCTAAAATGGCGGCGCAATTTTGCAAATAATAAATAAATTAAAAGAACAAAATATTTTTAAAAAATATGCTCACTAATTTACCAAATATTTTAGCTATTCTAATTATTATTTCCTAAAATAATTTATATACCTATTTTGAGTAAAAAAATGTGCAGATTTGTTGCCTATATTGGAAAAGAAAATATTTTACTATCTGAACTTTTAATTAAACCAAAAAATTCACTGGTAAAACAAAGCCTTATTTCTCAAGAATCACACACAGTGACAAATGGGGATGGTTTTGGTGTTGGATGGTATACTCCATTTGATAAAAATCCAGCATTATTTACTTCGTTATTTCCTGCATGGAATGATCAAAACCTATCTTATTTGGCAAAAAAAACAAAATCATCACTTTTTTTTGCTCATGTACGAGCCGCAAGTACAGGAGGTATTTCCCAATTTAATTGCCATCCCTTTATCTATAAAAATTGGCTATTCATGCATAATGGTTGGATTCCCTATTTTGAAAAAATAAGACGTCAAATTCATCATTTGTTGGAGGATGATATTTATAATTGGATAAAAGGAACAACTGATTCAGAGTTGATATTTGCTTTGTTTTTGCAATTATCAAAACAAATAAAAATTAAAAGTTCCCAGGATATCCATACAGTATTACTAGAAACCTTAACTCTTATTAATGATTTAGTAAAAAAAAATTATCAAAGAGCCGTATGCTATTTTAATATTTGTATTACTAATGGAAAACAGGTAGTAGCATTTCGTTATTGTACCTCTTCTCAAGCTAAACCGGAAACCATGTATTTTGGCAGGGATAAAAATTCTATTTCAGAATATGTCATAATCGCATCTGAAAAACTCTCTACAAAAGGGTTTGAATGGAAAATTATTCCTCGAAATCACAGTTTGTTAATTGAGTCTGATTTTAATCTTTCTTTAAATGAACTTTGAATCAGTGTGAGTTATCCATAAACTCCAGTATTGGTATGGTAATAAAAGTAATATTTTTTACTAGGTAAATGGTATTATCACTTAGACTATTC includes these proteins:
- a CDS encoding aspartate aminotransferase family protein is translated as MNENNAQKQLRSNEELIHFRKNHFLPTAGFYHKEPIQLVKAQGTYVWDSEGKRYFDAIGGIVCISAGHNHPKIKKALIEAIEDDVIQHTSLLYLNQAPVETAERLLEEAPNGMDRVSFTNSGSEANELAIMAARHATGETMVVNVRHSYHGGTSAALASCGHSIWRFKGQPVTGVTSALEPYCYRCPFKQKPESCNLECAKNVETTIQNSTHGKIAAFILEPVMGVGGFITPPDDYFAEVARIVHNYGGKYISDEVQTGAGRGGGDLLLTKTLAIDADMVTMAKGFGNGAAVGAVLMKTEVAETMTGKTYFNTFAGDPLQMIQSKLTLEIIKEEQLVENARIMGNLLKDGFHQLQKKHPLIGDVRGRGLLLGIELVKDPITKTPASDEAFQLMDLCKDKGLLVGKGGQFGNVFRIAPPLTINEDEVNFILTTIDQSLSELARLYTL
- a CDS encoding class II glutamine amidotransferase codes for the protein MCRFVAYIGKENILLSELLIKPKNSLVKQSLISQESHTVTNGDGFGVGWYTPFDKNPALFTSLFPAWNDQNLSYLAKKTKSSLFFAHVRAASTGGISQFNCHPFIYKNWLFMHNGWIPYFEKIRRQIHHLLEDDIYNWIKGTTDSELIFALFLQLSKQIKIKSSQDIHTVLLETLTLINDLVKKNYQRAVCYFNICITNGKQVVAFRYCTSSQAKPETMYFGRDKNSISEYVIIASEKLSTKGFEWKIIPRNHSLLIESDFNLSLNEL